In Rubrobacter radiotolerans DSM 5868, a genomic segment contains:
- a CDS encoding UDP-glucuronic acid decarboxylase family protein has translation MASGRRRALVTGGAGFIGSHLCERLVREGYRVLCMDNLRTGSFENVAHLTAEPAFEYVDHDVTTYIRIAGELDEVYHLASPASPADFERIPIPILKVGAIGTYNALGLALAKGSRFLLASTSEVYGDPLVHPQREDYWGNVNPIGVRGVYDEAKRYAESITMAYHRHHRIDTRIVRIFNTYGPRMRPDDGRMVPNFIRQALAGEPLTIYGEGDQTRSIQYVDDLIEGIFRLMQSAETRPVNVGNPSEHTVREVAGMVLELSGSKSGAVHLPLPVDDPKQRCPDISRAREVLGWEPKVAAREGLERTLRWYRSRSRS, from the coding sequence GTGGCTAGCGGCAGGAGAAGAGCGCTCGTTACGGGCGGTGCCGGGTTTATCGGGAGCCACCTCTGCGAGCGGCTCGTGCGGGAGGGCTACCGGGTCCTGTGCATGGACAACCTGAGGACGGGCTCCTTCGAGAACGTCGCACACCTCACCGCCGAGCCGGCCTTTGAGTACGTCGACCACGACGTAACGACTTACATCCGCATCGCCGGGGAGCTCGACGAGGTCTACCACCTCGCAAGCCCCGCGAGCCCGGCGGACTTCGAGCGGATACCGATCCCCATACTCAAGGTCGGGGCCATAGGGACCTACAACGCTCTGGGCCTCGCGCTCGCGAAGGGCTCGCGCTTCCTGCTCGCCTCGACGAGCGAGGTCTACGGCGACCCGCTCGTCCACCCGCAGCGCGAGGACTATTGGGGGAACGTCAACCCGATCGGAGTGCGGGGTGTCTACGACGAGGCCAAACGCTACGCCGAGTCGATAACGATGGCCTACCACCGCCATCACCGCATAGACACGAGGATCGTCCGCATCTTCAACACCTACGGCCCGCGCATGCGCCCCGACGACGGTCGGATGGTCCCGAACTTTATCCGTCAGGCGCTCGCCGGAGAGCCGCTCACGATCTACGGCGAGGGGGACCAGACCCGGAGCATCCAGTACGTCGATGACCTGATCGAAGGCATCTTCCGCCTCATGCAGAGCGCGGAGACTCGCCCGGTCAACGTCGGCAACCCTTCCGAGCACACCGTCCGGGAGGTCGCCGGGATGGTGCTGGAGCTCTCCGGCTCAAAGAGCGGCGCTGTGCACCTCCCGCTCCCGGTCGACGACCCGAAGCAGCGCTGTCCGGACATCTCGCGCGCCCGGGAGGTCCTCGGCTGGGAGCCGAAGGTCGCAGCCCGCGAGGGGCTAGAGAGAACGCTCCGCTGGTACCGCTCCCGAAGCCGGAGCTAG
- a CDS encoding 2'-5' RNA ligase family protein → MNASRPLILTLKLDGESQTFFDALRERHFPPERNFIPAHVSLFNQLPADLESEILSDVREACRRHEPFPVTVEKLRSLGRGVAYVLRSERLAALRSGLAGGWQSSLGPQDRQKFSPHVTVQNKVPPEEAKRLLAELQRGFEPFAVRAEGLLLWRYLGGPWEPVAEEDFGSSDSEGGG, encoded by the coding sequence GTGAACGCTTCTCGGCCCCTGATCCTCACCCTCAAGCTCGACGGTGAGTCCCAGACCTTCTTCGACGCCCTGCGCGAGCGCCACTTCCCCCCGGAGCGGAACTTTATTCCGGCGCACGTCTCGCTCTTTAATCAGCTTCCAGCCGACCTGGAGAGCGAGATCCTCTCGGACGTTCGGGAGGCCTGCCGCCGCCACGAGCCCTTCCCGGTAACGGTCGAGAAGCTGCGCTCTCTCGGTCGGGGCGTCGCCTACGTGCTTCGCTCCGAGAGACTCGCCGCCCTGCGCTCCGGGCTCGCAGGCGGCTGGCAAAGCTCCCTCGGACCGCAGGACCGGCAGAAGTTCTCCCCCCACGTTACCGTCCAGAACAAGGTCCCCCCCGAAGAGGCGAAGCGGCTCCTCGCGGAGCTTCAGCGAGGCTTCGAGCCGTTCGCCGTCCGGGCCGAGGGGCTACTGCTCTGGCGCTACCTCGGAGGTCCCTGGGAGCCCGTCGCCGAAGAGGACTTCGGGAGCTCCGACTCGGAAGGAGGGGGCTAG
- the dnaX gene encoding DNA polymerase III subunit gamma/tau, translating into MRRAALYRKWRPRKFAEISGQEAVVRTLRRAIETDRVAHAYLFSGPRGTGKTSSAKVLAMGLNCRKSDGPTPEPCGECESCRAVINNSSLDVVEMDAASNRGIDEIRDLRDRVNLAPAAGRSKVYIIDEVHMLTTEAFNALLKMLEEPPEHAVFILATTEKHKVLPTIVSRCQSFEFRRPGIDVLAGKLGEIAAAEGIAVEDAALTLIARAGGGSFRDAEGLLDQLSSFSEGEVTAAQVRELLGSAGPETLIETTDALAERRVADSLRVLERLSNEGRDLGRFARELTGHLRNLMLLPHAPEVALAEVGADEREALREQAERLPTAEAARTIDALGEAAGRIRRGGDAKLELELCFMKLARDYAEPSVEALLSRVETLEAALRNGSAVPPAHSPVRTSEPSEVAREAPETATPPEPPVSGRDEPPAREPTVPERPASPSQEEPERREPDLAAEWPGVIQELKRRKKALSAAVYGEARDVRFGGGSLAIVFPPQTSPSVVKMARDKTHTANLKKVLEESFGVAPRIEVRSGGEKPADAQGPEAGAHAAPLDDEEPPPEENPPPEAAAFRPVPGARAEGVRTDEARAPEAPPVSESRAGAEGGGGIIRDQREVFGLARDFFGRPHDGGR; encoded by the coding sequence GTGAGACGCGCAGCGCTTTACCGCAAGTGGCGGCCGAGGAAGTTTGCCGAGATCTCCGGCCAGGAGGCCGTTGTCCGGACCCTGCGCCGGGCGATCGAGACCGACCGGGTCGCCCACGCCTACCTCTTCTCCGGGCCGCGCGGGACGGGGAAGACAAGCTCCGCCAAAGTCCTTGCGATGGGCCTCAACTGCCGGAAGAGCGACGGGCCCACGCCCGAGCCCTGCGGCGAGTGCGAGAGCTGCCGGGCGGTTATAAACAACTCCTCGCTCGACGTCGTTGAGATGGACGCCGCCTCGAACCGGGGAATTGACGAGATCCGGGACCTCAGAGACCGGGTGAACCTCGCGCCCGCCGCGGGCCGCTCGAAGGTCTACATTATCGACGAGGTCCACATGCTCACGACCGAGGCGTTCAACGCGCTCCTGAAGATGCTCGAGGAGCCGCCCGAGCACGCCGTTTTCATCCTCGCGACTACGGAGAAGCACAAGGTCTTGCCGACGATCGTGAGCCGCTGCCAGAGCTTTGAGTTTCGCCGCCCGGGAATAGACGTCCTTGCCGGAAAGCTCGGGGAGATCGCCGCCGCCGAGGGCATCGCCGTCGAGGACGCGGCGCTCACGCTTATCGCGCGGGCCGGGGGAGGGTCGTTCCGGGACGCCGAGGGGCTCCTCGACCAGCTCTCGTCCTTCTCCGAGGGGGAGGTGACGGCCGCGCAGGTACGCGAGCTTCTCGGGAGCGCGGGTCCCGAGACCCTGATCGAGACAACCGACGCCCTCGCCGAGCGCCGCGTCGCCGACTCTTTGCGCGTCCTTGAGCGGCTCTCGAACGAGGGCCGGGACCTCGGGCGCTTCGCCCGGGAGCTTACCGGCCACCTAAGGAACCTGATGCTGCTGCCGCACGCCCCGGAGGTCGCGCTCGCCGAGGTCGGCGCGGACGAGCGGGAGGCGCTCCGGGAGCAGGCCGAACGACTCCCGACCGCCGAGGCGGCGCGCACCATCGACGCGCTCGGGGAGGCCGCCGGGAGGATACGGCGCGGCGGCGACGCGAAGCTGGAGCTGGAGCTCTGCTTTATGAAGCTCGCCCGCGACTACGCCGAGCCCTCCGTAGAAGCCCTGCTGAGCCGCGTAGAGACCCTCGAAGCCGCGCTCCGGAACGGGAGCGCCGTCCCCCCCGCTCACTCCCCGGTGCGGACCTCCGAGCCGTCCGAGGTCGCGCGGGAGGCGCCGGAAACCGCGACGCCGCCGGAGCCCCCGGTCTCCGGTCGGGACGAGCCCCCCGCTCGCGAGCCCACCGTTCCCGAGCGACCGGCGTCCCCCTCCCAGGAGGAGCCCGAGCGCCGGGAGCCGGACCTTGCGGCCGAGTGGCCGGGAGTTATACAGGAGCTCAAGCGCAGAAAGAAGGCCCTCTCCGCGGCGGTCTACGGAGAGGCGCGGGACGTCCGGTTCGGCGGAGGGTCGCTCGCGATCGTGTTCCCGCCTCAGACGAGCCCGTCCGTCGTGAAGATGGCCCGAGACAAGACGCACACGGCGAACCTGAAGAAGGTCCTTGAGGAGAGCTTCGGGGTCGCGCCGCGCATCGAGGTCCGCTCCGGCGGGGAGAAGCCCGCCGACGCTCAGGGACCGGAGGCCGGAGCGCACGCAGCTCCGCTCGATGACGAGGAGCCCCCGCCGGAGGAGAACCCGCCGCCGGAGGCCGCCGCCTTCCGGCCGGTCCCCGGAGCACGGGCCGAAGGAGTGCGGACGGACGAAGCGCGAGCGCCGGAGGCCCCGCCGGTGAGCGAGAGCCGGGCCGGAGCGGAAGGGGGCGGTGGTATAATCCGCGACCAGCGCGAGGTCTTCGGCCTTGCAAGAGACTTCTTTGGAAGACCCCACGACGGAGGTAGGTAG
- a CDS encoding YbaB/EbfC family nucleoid-associated protein, giving the protein MARRGNMNKMMAQVQQMQQQMQEAQEQLAKETVTASAGGGAVKATITGGLELTSIEIDESVVDPEDVEMLQDMVQAAVNEAINSAQDLASKRLGGITGGLGDMGLGIPGL; this is encoded by the coding sequence ATGGCGAGACGCGGGAACATGAACAAGATGATGGCGCAGGTCCAGCAGATGCAGCAGCAGATGCAGGAGGCGCAGGAGCAGCTCGCGAAGGAGACCGTTACCGCCTCGGCGGGCGGCGGGGCGGTGAAGGCGACGATCACGGGCGGTCTTGAGCTTACGTCCATCGAGATCGACGAGAGCGTCGTCGACCCGGAGGACGTCGAGATGCTCCAGGACATGGTCCAGGCGGCGGTCAACGAGGCGATAAACAGCGCCCAGGACCTCGCCTCCAAGCGTCTTGGCGGGATCACGGGCGGCCTCGGCGACATGGGCCTCGGCATCCCGGGCCTGTAG
- the recR gene encoding recombination mediator RecR — protein MATYARPVEKLITELSRLPSIGPRSAQRIAFHIVRGREEDALALAAALREVKEKIRPCKRCFNLTESEECAICRDAGRDAATICVVEDPYDIGPIERTAEYRGLYHVLGGALSPLDGIEAEDLRIAELLERVRKEGTKELVIATNPNTTGEATAMYIASEVAGTGVRVTALASGLPVGGDLEYADEVTLGRAFAGRREI, from the coding sequence TTGGCGACGTACGCCCGTCCGGTAGAGAAGCTTATAACGGAGCTGTCCCGGCTCCCGTCCATCGGCCCGAGAAGCGCGCAGCGGATCGCCTTCCACATCGTGCGCGGCCGGGAGGAGGACGCCCTTGCGCTCGCCGCGGCCCTCAGGGAGGTGAAGGAGAAGATCCGGCCCTGCAAGCGCTGCTTCAACCTCACGGAGAGCGAGGAGTGCGCTATCTGCCGCGACGCCGGGCGGGACGCGGCGACGATCTGCGTTGTCGAGGACCCGTACGACATCGGTCCGATTGAGCGCACGGCGGAGTACCGGGGTCTGTACCACGTCCTTGGGGGGGCCCTCTCGCCGCTCGACGGCATCGAGGCCGAGGACCTGAGAATAGCAGAGCTTCTGGAGAGGGTCCGGAAGGAGGGCACGAAGGAGCTCGTGATCGCCACGAACCCGAACACGACCGGCGAGGCGACGGCGATGTACATCGCCTCCGAGGTCGCAGGGACGGGCGTGCGGGTAACGGCGCTCGCGAGCGGGCTCCCGGTCGGCGGAGACCTTGAGTACGCCGACGAGGTAACGCTCGGGCGGGCGTTCGCCGGTCGGCGGGAGATCTAG
- a CDS encoding DEAD/DEAH box helicase produces the protein MSRRAVAALGETVASLPAKSPDLADLPPDLDERLAAALRREGVLRMYTHQREAHRLVREGENVVVATATASGKSLCYKVPAFEAALQNVRNRSLFLYPTKALSQDQLGKIRAYDLPGVHAATYDGDTPRSLRPELRRRANVLLTNPDMLSLGILPNHEAWSAFFRNLKVVAVDEAHVLRGVFGSHVAAVLRRLRRVANLHGSEPRFVLTSATIANPQDLAESLVGEPFSLVDRDGASSGPRRVVFRNPPLLDKEKGERRSLLTEGALVFAALVASGVRTIAFARTRKAAEIIYRHAADRLGVEGARCISPYRAGYTARERRDIESRLFRGELLGVVSTNALELGVDVGTLDAVVCCGYPGSIASIWQQWGRAGRGKEPSLSVYIAGRDALDQFLFENPKRVLGRRVEAARVTMENPYILAPHLLAAAHEAPLEAEDERYFGPEFGRVAGELARDGDLVESGGRLVYAGGESPAGRISLRSASGETVVVADAEGELIGTAEASRAPSELHPGATYLHRGAAFEVADLDLHLKRAVARRVPNQFHTRPRVETDVEIIEEVEERPLANGATLHRGFVRTTDTVTHYKKVRIADDREVGVFPLDLPDVTLTTQAMWLTLPAIPRGARPSFESFGGALHAAEHAMIGLLPLFAMCDRADIGGLSTPTHRQTRLPTIFVYDGYPGGVGISERGFEAFRSLARDTLGVITRCPCERGCPACIQSPKCGNWNEPLSKGGAVEVLRFALGQVSHYPTLGER, from the coding sequence ATGAGCCGCCGCGCCGTTGCGGCGCTCGGGGAGACGGTCGCTTCTCTTCCGGCCAAGTCGCCGGACCTCGCGGACCTCCCGCCCGACCTCGACGAACGCCTCGCGGCCGCGCTCCGGCGCGAGGGCGTCTTGCGGATGTACACTCACCAGCGCGAGGCGCACCGGCTCGTGCGGGAGGGGGAGAACGTCGTTGTTGCGACGGCGACGGCGAGCGGGAAGTCGCTGTGCTACAAGGTCCCGGCTTTCGAGGCGGCCCTGCAGAACGTCCGGAACCGCTCGCTGTTTCTCTATCCGACGAAGGCGCTCTCGCAGGACCAGCTCGGGAAGATAAGGGCCTACGACCTTCCGGGAGTTCACGCCGCCACCTACGACGGCGACACGCCGCGCTCCCTCAGGCCGGAACTCCGTCGCCGGGCGAACGTGCTCCTTACGAACCCGGACATGCTGAGCCTCGGCATCCTCCCGAACCACGAGGCGTGGTCGGCGTTCTTCCGGAACCTGAAGGTCGTTGCGGTGGACGAGGCGCACGTCTTGCGCGGGGTCTTCGGCTCGCACGTCGCGGCGGTCCTCAGGAGGCTGCGGCGCGTGGCGAACCTGCACGGCTCCGAGCCGCGCTTCGTGCTGACGAGCGCGACGATCGCGAACCCCCAGGACCTCGCAGAGAGCCTCGTCGGGGAGCCGTTCTCGCTCGTTGACCGGGACGGAGCCTCCTCGGGACCGCGGCGGGTGGTATTCAGGAACCCGCCGCTCCTCGACAAGGAGAAGGGCGAGCGGCGGAGTTTGCTTACGGAGGGAGCGCTCGTGTTTGCGGCGCTGGTCGCGAGCGGGGTAAGGACAATAGCGTTCGCCCGGACGCGGAAGGCGGCGGAGATCATCTACAGGCACGCCGCCGACCGGCTCGGGGTCGAGGGGGCGCGCTGCATCTCCCCCTACCGCGCGGGCTACACCGCAAGGGAGCGGCGCGACATCGAGAGCCGTCTCTTTCGGGGCGAACTTCTCGGGGTCGTCTCGACGAACGCTTTGGAGCTCGGGGTGGACGTAGGGACGCTCGATGCGGTGGTCTGCTGCGGATATCCGGGCTCGATAGCCTCGATCTGGCAGCAGTGGGGCCGGGCCGGGCGCGGCAAGGAGCCCTCCCTCTCGGTGTACATCGCCGGGCGGGACGCGCTAGATCAGTTCCTTTTCGAGAACCCGAAGCGCGTCCTCGGGCGGCGCGTGGAGGCGGCGCGGGTAACGATGGAGAACCCCTACATCCTCGCTCCTCACCTGCTCGCCGCCGCGCACGAGGCGCCGCTCGAAGCCGAGGACGAGCGGTACTTCGGCCCGGAGTTCGGGCGCGTGGCCGGAGAGCTTGCGCGGGACGGAGACCTCGTCGAGAGCGGCGGGCGGCTCGTGTACGCCGGGGGAGAGAGCCCGGCCGGGAGGATCTCCCTCAGGAGCGCCTCCGGCGAGACGGTCGTTGTCGCGGACGCGGAGGGGGAGCTTATCGGGACGGCCGAAGCCTCTCGCGCGCCTTCGGAGCTTCACCCGGGGGCGACCTACCTCCACCGGGGCGCGGCCTTCGAGGTGGCAGACCTCGACCTGCATCTGAAGCGAGCGGTTGCGCGGAGGGTCCCGAACCAGTTCCACACCCGCCCGCGCGTCGAGACGGACGTGGAGATAATCGAGGAGGTCGAGGAGCGGCCGCTTGCGAACGGCGCGACCCTCCACCGGGGTTTCGTCCGGACGACCGACACCGTAACGCACTACAAGAAGGTCAGGATCGCCGACGACCGCGAGGTCGGGGTCTTCCCGCTCGACCTGCCGGACGTCACGCTCACGACGCAGGCGATGTGGCTGACGCTCCCGGCGATACCTCGCGGGGCGCGCCCGAGCTTCGAGAGCTTCGGCGGAGCTCTCCACGCCGCCGAGCATGCCATGATCGGGCTGTTGCCGCTCTTCGCGATGTGCGACCGGGCGGACATCGGGGGGCTCTCTACCCCGACGCACCGCCAGACGCGTCTGCCGACGATCTTCGTCTACGACGGATATCCGGGCGGGGTTGGGATAAGCGAGCGGGGCTTCGAGGCGTTCCGCTCGCTCGCGCGCGACACTCTGGGGGTCATAACGCGCTGCCCGTGCGAGCGGGGTTGCCCGGCGTGCATCCAGTCCCCGAAGTGCGGCAACTGGAACGAGCCGCTCTCGAAGGGCGGCGCGGTCGAGGTCCTGCGCTTCGCGCTCGGGCAGGTCTCGCACTACCCGACGCTCGGTGAGCGGTGA
- a CDS encoding TIGR00725 family protein, whose amino-acid sequence MSAPVYVSVVGAGSATDEEYERAREIGRLVAERGGVVVCGGLGGVMEAAARGAAEAGGVALGVLPDEDRSRANPYVTYAVASGVGQARNLAVVATGDVVVAVGGEYGTLSEVGLAGKVGRRVVSLGSWDVGDHVVRAASAEEAVERAFSLLREEGQGPASR is encoded by the coding sequence GTGAGCGCTCCCGTCTACGTCTCGGTCGTCGGGGCGGGCTCGGCGACGGACGAGGAATACGAGCGGGCGCGGGAGATCGGCCGCCTCGTCGCGGAGCGCGGGGGCGTCGTTGTCTGCGGCGGGCTCGGCGGGGTGATGGAGGCCGCCGCGCGAGGAGCCGCCGAGGCGGGCGGCGTCGCCCTCGGGGTGCTCCCGGACGAGGACCGGAGCCGGGCGAACCCGTACGTTACGTACGCCGTGGCGAGCGGGGTCGGGCAGGCGCGCAACCTCGCGGTCGTCGCGACGGGGGACGTTGTCGTCGCGGTCGGCGGGGAGTACGGGACGCTCTCCGAGGTCGGGCTCGCCGGAAAGGTCGGGCGGCGGGTCGTTTCGCTCGGATCGTGGGACGTCGGCGATCACGTCGTCCGCGCAGCCTCTGCGGAGGAGGCCGTCGAGCGGGCGTTCTCGCTCCTTCGGGAAGAGGGGCAGGGGCCGGCCAGCCGGTAA
- a CDS encoding SDR family oxidoreductase — MSERGSGVNGDGSGRVALVSGGNRGLGLEICRQLAERGMTVLLGSRDPERGEEAARDLPGNVRAVRLDVTDEAGVRELVDSVKSEFGRLDVLVNNAAISKDRDQHGTDVELEVVRETLETNLIGAWALSEAVIPLMRENGYGRIVNVSSRLGAITDMGGGSPAYRVSKAALNALTRILASELRGSGILVNSVCPGWVATEMGGEGASRRVEEGADALVWAATLPKGGPTGGFFIDQQPIPW, encoded by the coding sequence ATGTCTGAGAGAGGTTCCGGGGTGAACGGAGACGGGTCCGGGCGCGTCGCGCTCGTGAGCGGCGGGAACCGGGGCCTGGGGCTTGAGATCTGCCGCCAGCTCGCCGAACGGGGGATGACGGTCCTTCTCGGCTCGCGCGACCCGGAGAGGGGCGAGGAGGCGGCGAGGGACCTCCCCGGAAACGTGCGCGCCGTCCGGCTCGACGTTACGGATGAGGCGGGCGTCAGGGAGCTTGTTGACTCCGTGAAGAGCGAGTTCGGGCGGCTGGACGTGCTCGTCAACAACGCGGCTATCTCCAAGGACCGGGACCAGCACGGCACGGACGTCGAACTCGAGGTCGTCCGGGAGACGCTTGAGACGAACCTGATCGGGGCCTGGGCGCTCTCGGAGGCCGTGATCCCGCTCATGCGCGAGAACGGCTACGGGCGCATCGTCAACGTTTCGAGCCGTCTCGGCGCGATAACGGACATGGGCGGAGGCTCCCCGGCCTACCGGGTCTCGAAGGCCGCGCTGAACGCCCTGACGCGCATCCTCGCCTCCGAGCTTCGCGGGAGCGGCATCCTCGTCAACTCCGTCTGCCCCGGCTGGGTCGCGACCGAGATGGGCGGCGAGGGGGCCTCCCGGCGCGTAGAGGAGGGGGCCGACGCCCTTGTCTGGGCCGCGACCCTCCCGAAGGGCGGCCCGACCGGCGGCTTCTTTATCGACCAGCAGCCGATCCCCTGGTAG
- a CDS encoding biotin--[acetyl-CoA-carboxylase] ligase → MEEGRWLSREGVLGLGTSLAREVVVLEEVDSTQRVARELAEGGAPEGTIVLARVQLGGKGRLGREWGSPPGGLWMSLVLRPEFEARFAPRITQISAVAVARALIGLGVPAKVKWPNDVLVGGRKVCGILAESSLRPTPAGTLLEYVLLGIGLNVNVEPEDLVVFGDRATTVRESLGREVDLLDPLARILRELETGLPDARSFSRTRKDLRSLSHTLGRQVRVARSGGAVEGLAVDITAEGALVLQTEGGMVELFEGDVENLRDRPEGQPR, encoded by the coding sequence GTGGAGGAGGGCCGGTGGCTGAGCCGGGAGGGGGTGCTCGGGCTCGGGACGTCGCTCGCGCGCGAGGTGGTGGTCCTCGAGGAGGTAGACTCGACGCAGCGCGTCGCGCGGGAGCTGGCCGAGGGAGGGGCGCCCGAGGGGACGATCGTTCTCGCGCGGGTGCAGCTCGGGGGTAAGGGGAGGCTCGGGCGCGAGTGGGGCTCGCCGCCCGGAGGACTCTGGATGTCGCTCGTCCTCAGGCCGGAGTTCGAGGCCCGGTTCGCGCCGAGGATCACCCAGATCTCCGCCGTCGCGGTCGCAAGGGCGCTTATCGGGCTCGGGGTTCCGGCGAAGGTCAAGTGGCCGAACGACGTTCTTGTCGGCGGGAGAAAGGTCTGCGGCATCCTTGCCGAGTCGAGCCTGAGGCCGACGCCCGCAGGGACTCTTCTGGAGTACGTCTTGCTCGGGATCGGGTTGAACGTCAACGTCGAGCCGGAGGACCTCGTCGTCTTCGGGGACCGGGCGACGACGGTGAGGGAGTCGCTCGGACGCGAGGTGGACCTGCTCGATCCCCTGGCTCGCATCCTGCGGGAACTTGAGACCGGGCTCCCGGACGCCCGGAGCTTCTCCCGGACGCGGAAGGACCTCAGGAGCCTGAGCCACACCCTCGGTCGGCAGGTCCGGGTGGCGCGTTCGGGTGGTGCGGTCGAGGGGCTCGCGGTCGACATAACGGCCGAGGGCGCGCTCGTCCTCCAGACGGAGGGCGGGATGGTCGAGCTCTTCGAGGGGGATGTCGAGAACCTGCGGGACCGGCCTGAAGGGCAGCCTCGCTAG
- a CDS encoding (Fe-S)-binding protein, translating into MRVALFITCFNDTMFPETGIATVKVLERLGHEVDFPLEQTCCGQMHFNTGYQREAIPLVRRFVEVFRGYEAVVAPSGSCVGMVRELYPMAAKLANDDALLGEVEELGSRIYELSEFLVDRLGITDVGAYYPHRVTYHPTCHSLRMLHITEAPLALLRNVRGIDLVELGMARECCGFGGTFAVKNADTSAAMLSDKLRHVKDTDAEVVTAGDNSCLMHIGGGLARQRTGVRAVHLAEILASTEEESV; encoded by the coding sequence ATGCGCGTAGCGCTCTTTATAACCTGCTTCAACGATACGATGTTCCCCGAGACCGGCATCGCGACCGTCAAGGTCCTTGAACGACTCGGCCACGAGGTGGACTTCCCCCTGGAGCAGACCTGCTGCGGGCAGATGCACTTCAACACCGGCTACCAGCGCGAGGCGATCCCGCTCGTGCGGCGCTTCGTCGAGGTCTTCAGAGGCTACGAGGCCGTTGTCGCTCCCTCCGGCTCGTGCGTCGGGATGGTCCGCGAGCTCTACCCGATGGCCGCGAAGCTCGCGAACGACGACGCGCTCCTCGGGGAGGTCGAGGAGCTGGGCTCGCGCATCTATGAGCTCTCGGAGTTCCTTGTGGACAGGCTCGGGATTACGGACGTAGGGGCCTACTACCCGCACCGCGTAACGTACCACCCGACGTGCCACTCCCTGCGGATGCTCCACATAACGGAGGCGCCGCTCGCGCTGCTCAGGAACGTTCGCGGCATAGACCTCGTCGAGCTAGGGATGGCGCGCGAGTGCTGCGGCTTCGGCGGGACGTTCGCGGTAAAGAACGCCGACACCTCGGCGGCGATGCTCTCGGACAAGCTCCGCCACGTAAAAGACACCGACGCCGAGGTCGTTACCGCCGGGGACAACTCGTGCCTTATGCACATCGGGGGCGGACTTGCGCGCCAGCGGACGGGAGTAAGGGCCGTGCACCTCGCCGAGATACTCGCGAGCACCGAGGAGGAGAGCGTATGA